A single Staphylococcus muscae DNA region contains:
- a CDS encoding trypsin-like serine peptidase, whose protein sequence is MKKQPFLIFIGLLFICFIVAFTIINRPQSSNVQVHPTNDPDDAYVTNNAIKKQSGSGKAFQLAQRIDDDDVSIKTVQSPIPKPYQSIGRLINHKRDIAGTAVAIDDHTLLTNNHVVEESKTRPGKRNYRPAKPQFLRFKPMQTPTQTPYTFTVRSVHMIKGVDLAVVHTHENLSDVMTPMPIASEHSIESMSFKDRIKIVGYPDPKYFESRYPSLAKIPSHQMFITQGYYLNKATTKEPQIYFNAVTRKGNSGSPMMNVNNELIGIFPNGFNNSGRSTFKYNEEEMGYGVVMTKHVRKEINNISY, encoded by the coding sequence TTGAAAAAACAACCTTTTCTTATTTTTATAGGCTTGTTATTTATCTGTTTCATCGTAGCATTCACGATTATTAATCGTCCACAGTCAAGCAACGTTCAAGTTCACCCGACAAATGACCCTGACGATGCCTACGTCACAAATAACGCAATAAAAAAACAGTCTGGGAGTGGAAAAGCTTTCCAATTGGCACAGCGTATCGATGATGATGATGTGTCGATTAAAACAGTTCAATCACCCATACCCAAGCCGTATCAATCTATCGGGCGACTCATTAATCATAAAAGAGATATCGCAGGCACAGCCGTTGCGATAGATGATCACACACTATTGACGAATAATCATGTGGTCGAAGAATCAAAAACAAGGCCTGGAAAACGAAACTATCGTCCTGCCAAACCACAATTTTTACGATTCAAACCGATGCAAACACCGACGCAAACTCCTTATACTTTTACCGTGCGTTCAGTCCATATGATTAAGGGCGTCGACTTGGCTGTTGTTCATACTCATGAAAATCTCAGTGATGTCATGACACCAATGCCGATTGCAAGTGAGCATAGTATCGAATCAATGTCATTCAAAGATCGGATTAAGATTGTTGGATACCCTGATCCTAAGTACTTTGAATCACGTTATCCATCACTTGCAAAAATACCTAGTCATCAAATGTTTATTACACAGGGCTATTATTTAAATAAAGCAACTACAAAAGAACCACAAATTTACTTTAATGCCGTTACGAGAAAGGGTAATTCTGGAAGTCCCATGATGAATGTCAATAATGAATTAATTGGTATTTTTCCAAATGGTTTCAATAATTCCGGTCGATCTACTTTCAAATACAATGAAGAAGAAATGGGCTATGGCGTTGTCATGACTAAACATGTGAGAAAAGAAATAAATAATATCTCCTATTAA
- the rsgA gene encoding ribosome small subunit-dependent GTPase A yields the protein MKTGQIIKSISGVYRVDVDGEQFDAKPRGLFRKKQITPVVGDIVDIDFETHASGYIQHVHERKNELKRPPVSNIDILVVVMSAVEPDFSTQLLDRFLVIAHSYGLSPRIVITKKDLATDAQRAEIERLLAIYQHIGYDTQFIGKDDDVQAVFDAWESGIAVLSGQSGVGKSTLLNSYRPELALETNSISQSLNRGRHTTRHVELYPRANGYIADTPGFSALDFDHIEKYELDGYFIEISEASEYCKFRDCSHTNEPKCHVKALVESGEIADFRYQHYEQLLQEISNRKVRY from the coding sequence TTGAAAACAGGACAGATTATTAAGTCTATCAGTGGTGTATACCGAGTTGATGTGGATGGGGAGCAATTTGATGCGAAACCACGTGGACTCTTTAGAAAAAAACAAATAACACCGGTAGTCGGTGATATTGTAGATATCGATTTTGAAACGCATGCATCAGGCTATATTCAGCATGTACATGAACGGAAAAATGAGCTGAAACGACCGCCAGTGAGTAATATTGATATACTTGTTGTTGTGATGAGTGCGGTAGAGCCGGACTTCTCAACACAATTGTTAGATCGTTTTCTTGTGATTGCCCATTCTTATGGTTTGTCACCACGGATTGTCATTACGAAGAAAGATTTGGCAACTGATGCACAACGAGCTGAAATTGAACGTTTGTTAGCAATTTATCAACACATTGGTTATGATACGCAATTTATTGGTAAGGATGATGATGTTCAAGCGGTATTTGATGCGTGGGAGTCAGGCATAGCAGTATTAAGCGGTCAATCAGGTGTTGGGAAGTCAACGCTACTGAATAGTTATCGACCAGAGTTGGCGCTTGAAACGAATAGTATTTCACAATCTTTGAACCGTGGACGCCATACGACACGACATGTAGAACTCTATCCACGAGCAAATGGTTATATTGCGGATACGCCTGGATTTAGTGCGCTTGATTTTGATCACATTGAAAAGTATGAGCTAGATGGGTATTTTATTGAAATCAGTGAAGCGAGTGAGTATTGTAAGTTTCGTGATTGCTCGCACACAAATGAGCCGAAATGTCATGTGAAAGCACTGGTGGAATCGGGCGAAATTGCTGATTTCAGATATCAACATTACGAACAATTACTACAAGAAATTTCTAATCGAAAGGTACGATACTAA
- the rpe gene encoding ribulose-phosphate 3-epimerase: MTKVFPSLLSADFLKLQDELHALEKAGVDGVHFDVMDGQFVPNISIGFPILEAVRRGTSLPIDVHLMIDNPEAYIDDFCEKGADKVSIHVEATPHIHRAIQKIHAHGKEAGIVLNPGTSIEAIRPIIGDVDFVLIMSVNPGFGGQAFISSSLDKIRELKILREKLGLSFRIEVDGGVNAETAQQVVEAGADWLVAGSYFFNQEQYAQAVVTLKGEASS, encoded by the coding sequence ATGACAAAAGTTTTCCCTTCTTTATTATCTGCAGATTTTTTAAAGTTACAAGATGAGCTACACGCACTTGAAAAAGCAGGTGTTGACGGTGTACATTTTGACGTAATGGATGGACAGTTTGTGCCAAATATTTCAATTGGATTTCCGATACTAGAAGCAGTTCGACGTGGGACATCATTGCCAATCGATGTACATCTAATGATTGACAACCCAGAAGCGTACATTGATGACTTCTGTGAAAAAGGTGCTGACAAAGTCTCTATCCATGTTGAAGCAACGCCACATATTCATCGTGCCATTCAAAAAATTCATGCACATGGTAAGGAAGCCGGTATTGTGTTAAACCCTGGCACATCAATTGAAGCGATACGTCCTATCATTGGTGATGTCGACTTCGTATTAATTATGTCAGTGAATCCCGGTTTTGGTGGACAAGCGTTCATATCATCAAGCCTTGATAAAATTCGTGAACTTAAAATATTGCGTGAGAAGTTAGGTTTGTCATTCCGCATTGAAGTAGACGGTGGTGTAAATGCGGAAACGGCACAACAAGTTGTTGAAGCGGGTGCGGATTGGCTCGTAGCAGGTTCATACTTCTTCAATCAAGAGCAGTATGCACAAGCTGTTGTGACACTAAAAGGTGAGGCGTCATCTTAA
- a CDS encoding thiamine diphosphokinase produces MSKRIHLLCSDRYLPEGLFETLKDAEWGGVDRGTKILLEQGIQPTFTVGDFDSVTDAERAWISEHIAISPVPAEKADTDLGLAVAEAVAHGYKEIAIYGATGGRLDHFMGAMQLLKAPSYQACRIELIDIQNEITLLSKGCYDIQCKSQFPYISFVPANEQVTLSLKGFKYDLDEETLEIGTTLTISNEFHHEHAQINVHEGLVYQIRSRDMTE; encoded by the coding sequence ATGTCAAAACGTATTCATTTACTATGCAGTGATCGTTATCTTCCTGAAGGGCTCTTTGAAACATTGAAAGATGCAGAATGGGGTGGTGTCGATCGTGGAACAAAGATCCTTTTAGAACAAGGCATTCAACCGACTTTTACAGTAGGTGACTTTGATTCGGTTACCGATGCAGAGCGTGCATGGATATCGGAACACATCGCCATTTCGCCTGTTCCAGCAGAAAAAGCAGATACAGACTTAGGGCTTGCTGTTGCAGAAGCGGTAGCACATGGATATAAAGAAATTGCCATCTATGGTGCAACAGGTGGTCGATTAGATCATTTTATGGGTGCAATGCAATTGTTGAAGGCACCTTCTTATCAAGCGTGTCGCATTGAATTGATTGATATTCAAAATGAAATTACATTATTGTCAAAAGGTTGTTATGACATCCAATGTAAGTCACAGTTTCCATACATTTCTTTTGTGCCTGCTAACGAACAGGTTACATTGTCTTTAAAAGGGTTTAAATATGACTTGGATGAAGAAACATTAGAAATCGGAACGACACTTACCATTTCAAATGAGTTTCATCATGAACATGCACAAATCAACGTGCATGAAGGATTAGTATATCAAATACGCAGTCGAGATATGACTGAATGA
- the rpmB gene encoding 50S ribosomal protein L28: MGKECFVTGRKASTGNRRSHALNSTKRRWNANLQKVRILVDGKPKKVWVSARALKSGKVTRV, translated from the coding sequence ATGGGTAAAGAATGTTTCGTAACAGGACGTAAAGCATCAACTGGTAACAGACGCTCACACGCATTAAACTCAACGAAGCGTCGTTGGAATGCGAACTTACAAAAAGTGAGAATCCTTGTTGATGGTAAACCTAAAAAAGTTTGGGTTTCAGCACGTGCTTTAAAATCAGGTAAAGTAACACGCGTATAA
- a CDS encoding Asp23/Gls24 family envelope stress response protein: protein MALEITNDYGSIDISNEVIASVVGGKAVECYGIVGMASRQQVRDGIAEILGHENYAKGIVVRENDGTLDVDMYIIVSYGVKISEVAQNVQSTVKYTLEHTLKLKVNSVNIFVQGVRFNNDGNDK from the coding sequence ATGGCATTAGAAATTACAAATGATTACGGTAGTATCGATATTTCGAATGAGGTGATCGCTTCTGTTGTAGGCGGTAAAGCAGTTGAATGTTACGGGATTGTCGGCATGGCTTCTCGTCAACAAGTACGCGATGGTATTGCTGAAATATTAGGTCATGAAAATTACGCAAAAGGGATTGTTGTAAGAGAAAATGACGGCACTCTAGATGTAGATATGTATATTATTGTCAGCTATGGCGTGAAAATTTCGGAAGTTGCACAAAACGTCCAATCAACGGTGAAATATACATTAGAACATACACTTAAATTAAAAGTAAACTCAGTTAATATATTCGTACAAGGCGTACGTTTTAACAATGACGGGAACGACAAATAG
- the fakA gene encoding fatty acid kinase catalytic subunit FakA, whose translation MVTKINGNLFADMIIQGAQNLSNNADLVDSLNVYPVPDGDTGTNMNLSMTSGKEEVQNNPTSHIGDLGKSFSKGLLMGARGNSGVILSQIFRGFSKALEDESEIDAKQFARSFDAGVKTAYKAVMKPVEGTILTVAKDAGKAAVDTAEKTDDCLEVMTAVYEAAQKSLENTPNLLPVLKEVGVVDSGGKGLTLVYEGFVKAMKGETIEAQTPKVDKEEFFNDDHDFHGVINTEDIIYGYCTEMMVRFQSGKEPFDEPTFREDMSRFGDSLLVISDDEIVKVHVHTETPGEVFTFGQKYGELIKVKAENMREQHREVLRKEAGKSDKEVATEPAATEKVETAIITISMGDGITKLFKSMGATHIISGGQTMNPSTEDIVTVIQESGCKRAIILPNNKNIQMASQQAAEIVDVDAVVVPTRTVPQGIAAMFSYDTTASLEENAEAMTDALSNVKSGSITYAVRDTKIDGIKIEKDAYMGLVEDKIVVSDRDAKATLQQTLEAMLDDDSEILTVIAGEEATDEHTAFIESFVEEHFEDVEIEIQDGQQPIYPYLFSVE comes from the coding sequence ATGGTTACGAAAATCAACGGTAATCTATTTGCCGATATGATTATACAAGGGGCTCAAAACTTATCAAACAATGCTGATTTAGTGGATTCATTGAACGTATATCCAGTACCAGATGGAGATACAGGAACGAATATGAATCTTTCGATGACTTCAGGTAAAGAAGAAGTACAAAACAATCCAACGAGCCATATTGGTGACTTAGGTAAGTCATTTTCGAAAGGATTGTTGATGGGAGCACGTGGTAACTCAGGTGTAATCTTGTCACAAATCTTCCGTGGCTTTTCAAAAGCACTTGAAGATGAAAGTGAAATTGACGCAAAGCAATTTGCACGCAGCTTTGATGCTGGTGTTAAAACAGCATACAAAGCAGTTATGAAACCAGTCGAAGGTACGATTCTAACAGTTGCAAAAGATGCAGGTAAAGCGGCAGTCGATACAGCTGAAAAAACAGACGACTGTTTAGAAGTAATGACTGCAGTATATGAAGCGGCACAAAAATCTTTAGAGAATACACCGAATTTATTACCTGTATTGAAAGAAGTAGGCGTTGTAGATAGCGGTGGTAAAGGTTTAACGTTAGTATACGAAGGCTTTGTCAAAGCGATGAAAGGTGAAACAATCGAAGCGCAAACGCCGAAAGTAGACAAGGAAGAATTCTTCAATGATGACCATGACTTCCATGGTGTGATTAACACGGAAGATATCATTTATGGTTACTGTACAGAGATGATGGTCCGCTTCCAATCTGGCAAAGAACCATTTGACGAACCAACTTTCAGAGAAGATATGAGTCGTTTCGGTGATTCATTACTTGTTATTAGCGATGATGAAATCGTTAAAGTTCACGTACATACTGAGACACCGGGTGAAGTTTTTACTTTCGGTCAAAAGTATGGTGAATTGATCAAGGTGAAAGCAGAAAACATGCGTGAACAACACCGTGAAGTATTGCGTAAAGAAGCTGGAAAATCAGACAAAGAAGTAGCAACTGAACCAGCAGCGACTGAAAAAGTCGAAACAGCGATTATTACGATTTCAATGGGTGATGGCATCACGAAGCTCTTCAAATCAATGGGTGCGACACATATCATTAGTGGTGGTCAAACAATGAATCCATCGACAGAAGATATCGTGACAGTGATTCAAGAAAGTGGTTGTAAACGTGCAATCATCTTACCGAATAACAAAAATATTCAGATGGCGAGTCAACAAGCAGCTGAAATCGTCGATGTCGATGCAGTCGTTGTACCGACACGTACAGTACCACAAGGTATTGCAGCGATGTTCAGTTATGATACAACTGCTTCATTGGAAGAAAATGCTGAAGCGATGACAGATGCGCTATCTAATGTTAAGTCAGGTTCTATTACGTATGCTGTGCGTGATACGAAAATCGACGGCATCAAGATTGAAAAAGATGCATACATGGGATTAGTTGAAGATAAAATCGTTGTAAGTGACCGTGATGCAAAAGCTACATTACAACAAACTTTAGAAGCAATGTTAGATGATGACAGTGAAATTTTAACAGTCATTGCAGGTGAAGAAGCAACAGATGAACATACAGCATTTATTGAGTCGTTTGTTGAAGAACACTTTGAAGATGTTGAAATTGAAATTCAAGACGGACAGCAACCAATCTATCCTTATTTATTCTCTGTTGAGTAA
- the sdaAB gene encoding L-serine ammonia-lyase, iron-sulfur-dependent subunit beta — MKFKSVFDIIGPTMVGPSSSHTAGAVRIGLVARSLFGGQPAQVDIYLFGSFMETYKGHGTDVALVGGLLGYDTDDSRIESSLETAKELGMRVNFIEMSEERSHPNTAIIDMTDGETTISVEGVSIGGGKIEVVAINNFPINMSGNYPTLLVFHKDTFGTIGKVANVLGENSINVGSMHVSRKEKGDQALMTCELDESVSPAMIEEIRQIPGIITVSLMGEG, encoded by the coding sequence ATGAAATTTAAAAGTGTATTCGACATTATTGGACCTACGATGGTCGGTCCATCATCATCGCATACAGCAGGTGCGGTTCGCATCGGACTTGTAGCACGTTCATTATTCGGAGGTCAGCCAGCGCAAGTCGATATTTATTTGTTCGGATCATTTATGGAAACATATAAGGGGCATGGTACTGATGTCGCACTAGTGGGCGGACTGCTCGGCTATGATACAGATGATAGCCGTATCGAATCAAGCCTTGAAACAGCAAAAGAACTGGGTATGCGTGTGAACTTTATTGAGATGTCTGAAGAGCGTTCGCATCCTAATACGGCAATTATCGATATGACTGACGGTGAAACAACCATTTCAGTTGAAGGGGTATCAATTGGTGGCGGTAAGATTGAAGTTGTCGCAATTAATAATTTTCCAATCAATATGAGTGGAAATTATCCAACGTTGCTCGTTTTTCACAAAGATACATTTGGTACTATTGGGAAAGTAGCAAATGTTTTAGGTGAGAACAGTATCAATGTTGGTAGTATGCACGTTTCGAGAAAAGAAAAGGGAGACCAGGCATTAATGACATGCGAATTGGACGAGTCTGTCAGTCCTGCAATGATTGAAGAGATTCGCCAAATACCAGGTATTATTACTGTATCGTTAATGGGAGAAGGTTGA
- the sdaAA gene encoding L-serine ammonia-lyase, iron-sulfur-dependent, subunit alpha encodes MFKSVKELISKCESENKAIYEVMLEQEMSVTGMSKEDVYAHMDRNLTTMENAVAEGLNGVTSKTGLTGGDAVLMQQYIASGNALAGNLVLDAISKAVATNEVNAAMGKICATPTAGSAGVVPGVLFALKDKLQLDRQGMLNFLLTAGAFGFVVANNASISGAAGGCQAEVGSASAMAAAAIVEAAGGSAQQSAEGFAICMKNMLGLVCDPVAGLVEVPCVKRNAAGASNAIVSADMALAGISSRIPTDEVIDAMHRIGQTMPVELRETGRGGLAGTPTGQRLKQQIFGD; translated from the coding sequence ATGTTTAAAAGTGTGAAAGAATTAATTTCAAAATGTGAGTCAGAAAATAAAGCGATATATGAAGTGATGCTTGAACAAGAAATGTCAGTGACTGGCATGTCGAAAGAAGATGTATATGCGCACATGGATCGTAACTTAACGACGATGGAAAATGCGGTTGCAGAGGGGTTAAATGGCGTTACATCTAAAACTGGCTTGACAGGCGGCGATGCAGTACTGATGCAACAATACATCGCAAGTGGCAATGCGTTAGCTGGCAATCTAGTACTTGATGCCATCAGTAAAGCTGTTGCAACGAATGAAGTGAATGCAGCGATGGGAAAAATATGTGCGACGCCTACTGCTGGCTCAGCTGGGGTTGTACCAGGCGTATTGTTTGCGCTCAAAGACAAGTTACAACTTGATCGACAAGGCATGTTGAATTTCTTACTAACAGCAGGTGCTTTTGGTTTTGTCGTAGCGAATAATGCATCTATATCTGGTGCTGCTGGTGGGTGTCAAGCAGAAGTCGGTTCAGCGAGTGCGATGGCAGCCGCAGCAATCGTTGAAGCTGCTGGTGGTTCTGCACAACAGTCAGCAGAAGGATTTGCTATTTGTATGAAAAACATGCTTGGCCTCGTATGCGATCCTGTGGCTGGCCTTGTTGAAGTTCCATGTGTCAAACGTAATGCAGCAGGTGCATCCAATGCGATTGTGTCGGCAGATATGGCACTCGCAGGTATTTCTTCACGCATTCCGACAGACGAAGTTATTGATGCAATGCACCGCATCGGTCAAACAATGCCAGTTGAATTGCGTGAAACAGGACGTGGTGGTTTGGCAGGTACGCCAACAGGCCAACGCCTAAAACAACAAATATTTGGTGATTAA
- the recG gene encoding ATP-dependent DNA helicase RecG, producing MTKIAIIENPYELKAIKGLGPKRLTLLNEMNIYTVQDLILHLPTRYEDNSVIDLTQAEDESVVTVQGQIYSTPTVAFLGRNRSKLTVHMMVNDIAVKVVFFNQHYLKNKVQLHDTVVIKGKWSRRKQEINGQKMFTDITQLADARFTPIYRVKEGIKQKNLRDMIHMTLKDVTIHEWLPETLRQKYKLETLRDTLHALHEAQNQESILKARRTFAFTEFFMFELRMQWLNRLEKSSDEAVAVQYDIELVKAFIADLPFELTDGQKQSINEIFRDLKAPIRMHRLLQGDVGSGKTVVAAICMYALKTAGYQSALMVPTEILAEQHAESLSELFGDRMNVALLTGSVKGKKRQLLLEQLASGDIDCLIGTHALIQDDVVFHDVGLVITDEQHRFGVAQRQTLREKGALSNVLFMTATPIPRTLAISVFGEMDVSSIKSMPKGRKPIITHWVKHEGYDHVLAQMEQELTKGRQAYVISPLIESSEHLEDVQNVIALYESLKSQLPNRRIGILHGKMRSDEKDEVMQQFSSHELDILVSTTVVEVGVNVPNATFMMIYDADRFGLSTLHQLRGRVGRSDHQSYCVLIASPKTETGIERMTIMTQTTDGFELSERDLEMRGPGDFFGVKQSGLPDFLVANLVEDYRMLEVARDEAAEMIQSGRFFTEEFVRLREFIERNMLHQSFD from the coding sequence ATGACAAAAATAGCGATAATTGAAAATCCATACGAGTTGAAGGCGATTAAAGGCTTAGGGCCTAAACGCTTAACACTACTTAATGAAATGAATATTTATACTGTACAAGATTTGATATTGCATTTGCCCACGCGTTACGAAGACAATTCGGTGATAGATTTGACGCAAGCCGAAGATGAATCTGTTGTAACAGTACAAGGACAAATCTATTCAACGCCGACAGTGGCATTTTTAGGACGCAATCGTTCAAAGCTAACTGTTCATATGATGGTAAACGATATCGCTGTAAAGGTTGTCTTCTTCAATCAGCACTACCTTAAAAATAAAGTACAGTTACATGACACTGTTGTCATCAAAGGGAAATGGTCACGACGTAAACAAGAAATTAACGGACAGAAAATGTTTACAGACATTACTCAGCTAGCTGATGCCCGATTCACACCGATTTATCGTGTCAAAGAAGGGATCAAACAGAAAAACTTACGAGACATGATTCATATGACGTTAAAAGATGTCACGATTCATGAGTGGTTACCAGAGACACTTCGACAAAAATATAAGCTGGAGACACTCCGTGATACGCTTCATGCGTTACACGAAGCACAGAATCAAGAAAGTATTTTAAAAGCACGTCGAACTTTTGCATTTACTGAATTTTTTATGTTCGAACTACGAATGCAGTGGTTGAATCGTTTAGAAAAAAGTTCTGATGAAGCTGTTGCAGTGCAATACGATATCGAGTTAGTCAAAGCATTTATTGCAGACCTTCCTTTTGAATTAACAGACGGACAAAAACAAAGTATCAATGAGATTTTCCGTGATTTAAAAGCCCCGATTCGTATGCATCGCTTGCTTCAAGGTGATGTTGGCTCTGGTAAAACGGTTGTCGCTGCTATTTGTATGTATGCACTTAAAACAGCAGGTTATCAATCAGCTTTAATGGTACCGACAGAAATATTGGCAGAACAACATGCGGAAAGTTTATCAGAATTATTCGGAGACAGGATGAACGTGGCACTTTTAACAGGTTCTGTAAAAGGAAAAAAACGGCAGTTACTTTTAGAACAGCTAGCGAGTGGTGACATCGACTGTTTGATTGGGACGCATGCACTTATCCAAGACGATGTTGTTTTTCATGATGTCGGGCTTGTTATTACAGATGAGCAACATCGCTTTGGTGTTGCACAACGTCAAACATTGCGTGAAAAGGGGGCGTTGAGCAACGTCTTATTTATGACAGCTACGCCAATACCGCGTACATTAGCCATTTCTGTGTTCGGTGAGATGGATGTATCATCCATTAAAAGTATGCCAAAAGGGCGAAAACCGATTATCACACATTGGGTTAAACATGAAGGATACGATCATGTGCTTGCACAAATGGAACAAGAGTTGACAAAAGGGAGACAAGCTTATGTCATTTCTCCACTTATCGAAAGCTCAGAACATCTGGAAGACGTTCAAAACGTGATTGCATTGTATGAGAGTTTAAAGTCTCAACTACCGAATCGTCGTATCGGTATTCTTCACGGAAAAATGCGATCGGATGAAAAAGATGAAGTAATGCAGCAATTCAGTTCACATGAATTGGATATCCTTGTTTCAACGACCGTTGTTGAAGTGGGAGTTAATGTACCAAATGCAACTTTCATGATGATTTACGATGCAGATCGATTTGGTCTTTCAACACTTCACCAATTACGTGGTCGTGTCGGACGAAGTGATCATCAAAGCTATTGTGTATTAATCGCTTCTCCTAAAACTGAAACAGGAATTGAGCGTATGACAATTATGACGCAAACAACGGATGGTTTTGAATTAAGCGAACGTGATTTGGAAATGCGTGGCCCGGGTGACTTCTTCGGTGTAAAACAAAGTGGCTTGCCAGACTTTTTAGTTGCCAACCTTGTAGAAGATTATCGCATGTTGGAAGTTGCGAGAGATGAAGCGGCGGAAATGATTCAATCCGGTCGTTTCTTTACAGAAGAATTTGTTCGTTTGAGAGAATTTATCGAACGTAATATGCTACATCAAAGTTTTGATTAG
- the fapR gene encoding transcription factor FapR, with protein MKRNKNERRKLIQQTIEQNPFITDQALSEMYEVSIQTIRLDRNQLHIPELRVRVKQVAEEQYPHISSLENQDIIGDIIALEPNHSAKSLLMISGNDVFSRNNIARGHIVFAQANSLCVAMIKHGFVLTKESHIHFVKPVHLGDTVVAEAEVAHHDDKYYEMTVSSYVGEEKVFEGLFKMYYISEDE; from the coding sequence GTGAAAAGGAATAAAAATGAAAGACGTAAGTTAATACAACAAACGATAGAACAAAATCCATTTATCACTGATCAAGCTTTGAGCGAAATGTATGAAGTAAGCATTCAAACGATTCGCCTTGATCGGAATCAATTACATATTCCAGAACTACGTGTACGTGTTAAGCAGGTCGCTGAAGAACAATATCCACATATTAGTTCATTGGAGAATCAAGATATCATTGGTGATATTATTGCACTTGAACCTAATCACTCTGCCAAGTCTTTGTTAATGATATCAGGAAATGATGTTTTTTCTCGAAATAATATTGCACGTGGACATATCGTATTTGCACAGGCCAATTCATTGTGTGTTGCAATGATTAAACATGGTTTTGTCTTAACGAAAGAAAGCCACATCCATTTCGTGAAACCTGTTCATTTGGGAGATACAGTTGTGGCAGAAGCGGAAGTTGCACATCATGATGATAAGTATTATGAAATGACTGTTAGCTCATACGTAGGGGAAGAAAAAGTGTTTGAAGGATTATTCAAAATGTACTATATAAGTGAGGATGAATAA
- the plsX gene encoding phosphate acyltransferase PlsX: MVKIAVDMMGGDDAPQIVLEAVEKAINDFEDLEILLFGDEAKYTLNHPRITFRHTSEMITMEDEPVRAIKRKKDSSMVRMAEAVKNDEAEGCVSAGNTGALMSAGLFVVGRLPGVARPALVATIPSVSGKGTVLLDLGANADAKAEHLYQNAILGHVYAKKLRGIENPKVALLNIGTEAQKGNNLTKAAYKQMAETDQFNFVGNIEAKSILEDEADVIVTDGFTGNMILKNLEGVAKSFGKVIKQNILSSAKNKLAALVLKKDMKAIAKQMDYSEYGGSVLLGLDGVVVKAHGSSNAKAFYSAIRQAKIACETQIVDNMREMVGDADE, translated from the coding sequence ATGGTAAAAATAGCTGTTGATATGATGGGTGGGGACGATGCACCACAAATCGTCTTAGAAGCAGTAGAAAAAGCAATCAATGACTTTGAAGATCTAGAGATTTTATTGTTTGGTGACGAAGCAAAATATACGTTGAATCATCCACGTATTACATTCCGTCATACTTCAGAAATGATTACAATGGAAGACGAACCCGTTCGCGCCATTAAAAGAAAGAAAGACAGCTCTATGGTACGCATGGCAGAAGCTGTCAAAAATGATGAAGCAGAAGGATGTGTATCTGCTGGGAACACTGGTGCATTGATGTCAGCCGGATTATTTGTTGTCGGCCGCTTACCAGGTGTTGCGAGACCAGCACTTGTTGCGACGATTCCTTCTGTGAGTGGTAAAGGAACGGTGTTATTAGACTTAGGTGCAAATGCTGATGCAAAAGCAGAACACCTTTATCAAAATGCAATTTTAGGTCATGTCTATGCTAAAAAATTGCGTGGTATTGAAAATCCAAAAGTTGCATTGTTAAATATCGGGACAGAAGCGCAAAAAGGGAATAATTTAACAAAAGCAGCTTATAAACAGATGGCAGAAACGGATCAGTTCAACTTTGTTGGAAATATTGAAGCGAAGTCAATCTTAGAAGACGAAGCAGACGTCATTGTAACGGACGGTTTTACAGGTAATATGATTTTGAAAAACTTAGAAGGTGTTGCAAAATCATTCGGTAAAGTGATTAAACAAAATATTTTATCAAGTGCTAAAAATAAATTAGCAGCGCTTGTATTGAAAAAAGATATGAAAGCCATTGCGAAACAAATGGACTATTCGGAATACGGTGGTTCAGTGTTGCTTGGATTAGATGGCGTTGTTGTAAAGGCGCATGGTAGTTCGAACGCCAAAGCATTTTATTCAGCTATTCGTCAAGCTAAGATTGCTTGTGAAACACAAATTGTTGATAATATGCGTGAAATGGTTGGTGATGCGGATGAGTAA